One part of the Rutidosis leptorrhynchoides isolate AG116_Rl617_1_P2 chromosome 1, CSIRO_AGI_Rlap_v1, whole genome shotgun sequence genome encodes these proteins:
- the LOC139866555 gene encoding protein transport protein SEC23 D-like, protein MAVRATVLRFPSEPDAQESSGLPWGVTVTPFASKDENGNSPVYGSGGDLIPRCENCWAYYNTYCDQEQWAWSCALCGTLNGLSSETISRFSSSDSPPEIMSSFIDLELPLEGSEEEDMQARPVYVAAIDLASSEEFLELTKSALLAALEALAPGSLFGLATFSHKLGLYDVQGPIPVVKNVFLPEDSDGTLPMELEDAMPLFSFLAPVETCKDRIASALETLRPTSSWGGTGGAQGLDRVMLGGRGFGLAMESLISYLGSEHGNTFALARIFAFLSGPPDYGPGQLDTRRYGEQYASRGEDAELALLPEQTPFYKDLAAVAVQAGVCIDILAVTNEYTDLASLKFLSIDSGGSLFFYPNTDDSTLPQDMYRMLSRPYAFNCVMRLRTSTEFKPGNSYGHFFPDPQYENVQHVICCDSYATYAYDFDFANHTGFSKNTSELPMIQLAFQYTVLVPPEEHSTTGSGQTSRMKYTLKRRLRIRTMQFGVARNFNELYDSVDPEVVLSILVHKVILSSLTEGIREGRMLLHDWLVILTAQYNESCKNAPNEFGSSTGSLIDVTFSQCPQLQLLPRLTFALLRNPLLRFHEEGIHPDYRIYLQCLFSGLEPSSLHRAIYPLLTSYATPDKLAYPRHSLSRAALLTSESPIFFLDAFTTLIVYYSSTADPTLPYPPPHDCLLRTTINKLKQERSITPRLMFIRGVQEDATVFEDYLIEEQDVNGGGFANVMGFVSFLEEISQSVLEYMK, encoded by the exons ATGGCGGTACGTGCGACGGTATTACGGTTTCCGTCGGAACCGGACGCGCAGGAATCGTCTGGATTGCCATGGGGAGTAACTGTGACGCCGTTCGCATCAAAAGATGAAAACGGTAATTCGCCGGTGTACGGATCCGGTGGCGATTTAATCCCTAGGTGTGAGAATTGTTGGGCGTACTATAATACCTACTGTGATCAAGAGCAGTGGGCGTGGAGTTGCGCCCTTTGTGGAACCCTAAATGGCCTTTCGTCTGAAACAATTTCACGGTTTTCGAGCTCCGATTCACCTCCTGAGATCATGTCTTCCTTCATCGATCTCGAATTGCCTC TTGAAGGTTCCGAGGAGGAGGATATGCAGGCACGGCCTGTTTATGTTGCTGCTATTGATTTGGCAT CCTCAGAAGAGTTTTTAGAActtacgaaaagtgctttgttagCGGCTTTGGAAG CTCTTGCGCCTGGGTCTCTTTTTGGGCTTGCTACATTCAGCCACAAGTTAGGTTTGTATGATGTGCAAGGACCTATTCCTGTAGTTAAAAATGTTTTCTTACCCGAGGACTCAGATGGAACCCTACCAATGGAGCTTGAAGATGCCATGCCATTGTTTTCCTTTTTGGCTCCC GTAGAAACCTGTAAGGATCGAATTGCATCTGCACTTGAAACATTAAGGCCAACATCATCGTGGGGTGGTACAGGTGGCGCACAGGGATTGGATAGAGTTATGCTTGGAGGTCGAGGTTTTGGGCTGGCAATGGAGTCACTTATCTCTTACCTTGGTTCCGAACACGGCAACACTTTTGCATTAG CAAGGATCTTTGCTTTTCTATCGGGACCGCCTGATTATGGACCTGGGCAGTTGGATACAAGAAGATATGGTGAGCAATATGCTAGCAGAGGAGAGGATGCTGAGCTGGCATTACTCCCTGAACAGACACCATTTTACAAAGATTTG GCTGCTGTCGCTGTTCAAGCAGGTGTTTGCATTGACATTCTTGCTGTTACAAATGAGTACACAGACTTGGCATCCTTGAAGTTTCTTAGTATTGATAGTGGAGGCTCATTGTTTTTCTACCCAAATACTGACGATTCAACACTTCCTCAAGACAT GTATCGAATGTTAAGTCGTCCATACGCCTTTAATTGTGTCATGCGGTTGAGAACATCCACTGAATTCAAACCTGGAAATTCT TATGGTCATTTCTTCCCTGATCCACAGTATGAAAATGTTCAACACGTTATCTGTTGCGACTCGTATGCTACATATGCTTACGACTTTGATTTTGCAAACCACACTGGATTTTCCAA AAACACTTCTGAGCTTCCCATGATACAATTGGCTTTCCAGTATACCGTCCTTGTACCCCCAGAGGAACATTCAACTACTGGATCTGGTCAGACGAGCAG AATGAAGTATACCCTTAAAAGGCGGCTTAGAATCCGAACGATGCAATTTGGAGTTGCTCGTAACTTCAACGAGTTATATGACAGTGTTGATCCTGAAGTTGTTCTTTCAATACTTGTTCACAAG GTCATATTATCATCACTGACTGAAGGAATTAGAGAAGGTAGGATGTTACTACACGATTGGCTCGTGATCCTTACAGCTCAATATAATGAATCATGCAAAAATGCTCCTAATGAATTTGGAAGCTCGACGGGGTCACTTATTGATGTCACGTTCTCTCAGTGTCCCCAATTACAGCTTTTACCTCGTTTAACATTTGCTTTGCTTCGAAACCCTCTTTTACGTTTCCATGAAGAAGGCATTCACCCTGATTATCGTATATACCTTCAATGCTTGTTCAG TGGCCTTGAACCGAGTTCACTTCACCGTGCAATATATCCTCTGCTGACATCATATGCAACTCCCGATAAACTGGCATACCCTCGCCATTCATTGAGCCGTGCTGCATTGCTGACAAGTGAAAGTCCTATATTTTTCCTCGATGCGTTCACGACCCTCATTGTGTATTATTCCTCTACAGCTGATCCTACACTTCCTTATCCTCCACCACATGACT GTTTGTTGAGAACAACAATAAATAAACTGAAGCAAGAAAGAAGCATAACTCCTAGATTGATGTTTATTAGAGGGGTTCAAGAAGATGCCACAGTGTTTGAAGATTATCTAATTGAAGAACAGGATGTTAATGGAGGCGGATTTGCAAACGTTATGGGTTTCGTTTCGTTTCTTGAGGAGATTAGTCAGAGTGTTCTAGAATACATGAAATAG